One window of the Zea mays cultivar B73 chromosome 3, Zm-B73-REFERENCE-NAM-5.0, whole genome shotgun sequence genome contains the following:
- the LOC100384748 gene encoding transcription initiation factor TFIID subunit 4b isoform X2 has product MSKAPDDHLQATEQEGSVHSSQQAGQQHVNTADQFSKTELTEGSKIEQPVQVEQQSSHLQQAYPEIQLQQAETDSFQLAEKETGYFGQQSSAGAKVDVAQPSVVQQNAKQTVGQQASSGTQDTKKGPSIPFNMLIPILQAHLDRDKDMQLQTVWAKLRRNEVNKDDFLRVIRNIVGDQMLKQAAHKVFVQMQAQAQRNSQANSSQQSLFSQLSAQQMASSGSAQLHDQKIRPPGPPNQGQKNQVSSSPQAFAPPSGTQPQNSVHYLAHDNPNQNPDAKGTNVVPNQPSRMNTSVPLQTKNKQHQPTQLQQASQQIYGASNPGAQAYPRSITGSLRSPSLVPETQPSMHAPGMAPAKMVPPPTHPMMQHNATAWQMHQNRELKTNAPPPNANMKQNSESVGKVRMAGTGNSSAKGKQGTPNSTPNASGGTKSSKKSGGQKKSLEAAGSMQPSSKKQKTSGGSQEQSIDELNDVTAASGVNIRADGSGATELEKEKEESRPKNVKPNKEEDDKMRANAANVAARQAVGGSDMLSKWQLMAEQARQKREGIDVSAASQPGRGPGSRQLSKFGKGPGEHPEGSKRSHSMAFGTGGMKRPGRTAFAGPQRLISVKDVICALEREPQMTKSRLIYRLHERLPVDSTVD; this is encoded by the exons ATGTCAAAAGCTCCAGATGATCATTTGCAAGCAACTGAGCAGGAAGGAAGTGTCCATTCAAGTCAACAAGCAGGGCAACAACATGTGAATACAGCAGACCAGTTCTCAAAAACAGAACTAACTGAAGGTTCAAAAATTGAACAGCCTGTCCAAGTAGAGCAACAGAGTTCCCACCTACAACAAGCATATCCAGAAATTCAACTACAGCAGGCTGAAACAGATAGCTTCCAGTTAGCTGAAAAAGAAACAGGGTATTTTGGTCAACAGAGTTCTGCAGGCGCCAAGGTGGATGTAGCCCAGCCTTCAGTAGTTCAGCAGAATGCAAAGCAAACTGTTGGTCAACAAGCATCATCTGGTACCCAGGATACAAAGAAAGGACCATCGATACCATTTAATATGTTAATTCCAATCCTACAGGCACATCTTGACAGAGACAAAGATATGCAGCTTCAAACTGTTTGGGCAAAACTTAGG CGTAATGAAGTCAACAAAGATGATTTCTTAAGAGTTATCAGGAATATTGTTGGGGATCAAATGCTCAAGCAGGCAGCTCATAAAGTTTTTGTACAG ATGCAAGCACAGGCGCAAAGAAATAGCCAGGCAAATTCAAGTCAGCAGTCTTTATTCTCTCAACTTTCTGCACAGCAGATGGCTTCCAGTGGTTCAGCACAGTTACATGATCAGAAAATTCGGCCACCTGGACCACCCAACCAAGGCCAGAAAAACCAGGTGTCATCTTCACCTCAGGCTTTTGCACCACcatcaggcacccaaccgcagaaTAGTGTACACTATCTTGCTCATGATAACCCTAACCAAAACCCTGATGCAAAGGGAACAAATGTTGTACCAAATCAACCATCTAGAATGAACACATCAGTTCCATTGCAAACAAAGAACAAACAGCATCAACCAACACAGTTGCAGCAGGCCTCACAACAAATATATGGAGCAAGTAATCCTGGTGCCCAGGCTTACCCTCGGTCAATCACTGGTTCTCTTAGATCACCGAGTCTTGTTCCAGAAACACAGCCATCCATGCATGCTCCTGGAATGGCTCCTGCAAAAATGGTTCCTCCTCCTACTCATCCAATGATGCAGCACAATGCAACTGCATGGCAAATGCATCAAAACAGGGAATTGAAAACTAACGCTCCCCCTCCAAATGCTAATATGAAGCAAAATTCTGAATCTGTTGGCAAAGTACGCATGGCTGGCACAGGAAATTCTTCAGCTAAAGGAAAGCAG GGAACTCCTAACTCTACACCAAATGCTAGTGGAGGTACAAAGAGTAGCAAGAAATCGGGTGGGCAGAAGAAATCATTGGAAGCAGCAGGCTCTATGCAACCTTCAAG CAAAAAGCAGAAGACATCTGGAGGCTCCCAGGAACAAAGTATCGATGAACTAAATGATGTCACAGCCGCTAGTGGTGTTAATATTAGG GCTGATGGCAGTGGTGCTACagaattggaaaaagaaaaagaagaaagtcGCCCAAAGAACGTCAAG CCCAACAAGGAAGAAGATGATAAAATGAGGGCGAATGCTGCAAACGTCGCTGCCCGGCAAGCAGTTGGAGGAAGTGATATGCTCTCAAAGTGGCAGTTGATGGCTGAGCAAGCCAGACAGAAGCGAGAAGGCATTGATGTGTCTGCTGCTTCACAGCCAGGCAGAGGGCCAGGTTCCAGGCAATTATCCAAATTTGGGAAAGGTCCTGGTGAGCACCCAGAAGGTTCAAAGAGGAGCCATTCGATGGCATTCGGAACTG GAGGCATGAAAAGACCCGGCAGGACAGCGTTTGCTGGTCCACAGCGATTGATCTCCGTGAAGGATGTCATTTGTGCCCTTGAGAGGGAGCCTCAGATGACAAAATCAAGGCTAATCTACCGGCTGCACGAGCGATTGCCTGTAGATTCTACCGTAGATTAG
- the LOC100384748 gene encoding transcription initiation factor TFIID subunit 4b isoform X1, whose product MSKAPDDHLQATEQEGSVHSSQQAGQQHVNTADQFSKTELTEGSKIEQPVQVEQQSSHLQQAYPEIQLQQAETDSFQLAEKETGYFGQQSSAGAKVDVAQPSVVQQNAKQTVGQQASSGTQDTKKGPSIPFNMLIPILQAHLDRDKDMQLQTVWAKLRRNEVNKDDFLRVIRNIVGDQMLKQAAHKVFVQMQAQAQRNSQANSSQQSLFSQLSAQQMASSGSAQLHDQKIRPPGPPNQGQKNQVSSSPQAFAPPSGTQPQNSVHYLAHDNPNQNPDAKGTNVVPNQPSRMNTSVPLQTKNKQHQPTQLQQASQQIYGASNPGAQAYPRSITGSLRSPSLVPETQPSMHAPGMAPAKMVPPPTHPMMQHNATAWQMHQNRELKTNAPPPNANMKQNSESVGKVRMAGTGNSSAKGKQGTPNSTPNASGGTKSSKKSGGQKKSLEAAGSMQPSSKKQKTSGGSQEQSIDELNDVTAASGVNIREEEEQLLSAPKEESLASQEARRIAKEEEENLFLRKGPLLRKLAEIAQKCDLKNISDDVEYCLSMCVEERLRRLISTLIRVSKQRIDTEKTGHRLVITSDVGRQILQMNQRAKEEWDKKQAEEADKNKKQTEADGSGATELEKEKEESRPKNVKPNKEEDDKMRANAANVAARQAVGGSDMLSKWQLMAEQARQKREGIDVSAASQPGRGPGSRQLSKFGKGPGEHPEGSKRSHSMAFGTGGMKRPGRTAFAGPQRLISVKDVICALEREPQMTKSRLIYRLHERLPVDSTVD is encoded by the exons ATGTCAAAAGCTCCAGATGATCATTTGCAAGCAACTGAGCAGGAAGGAAGTGTCCATTCAAGTCAACAAGCAGGGCAACAACATGTGAATACAGCAGACCAGTTCTCAAAAACAGAACTAACTGAAGGTTCAAAAATTGAACAGCCTGTCCAAGTAGAGCAACAGAGTTCCCACCTACAACAAGCATATCCAGAAATTCAACTACAGCAGGCTGAAACAGATAGCTTCCAGTTAGCTGAAAAAGAAACAGGGTATTTTGGTCAACAGAGTTCTGCAGGCGCCAAGGTGGATGTAGCCCAGCCTTCAGTAGTTCAGCAGAATGCAAAGCAAACTGTTGGTCAACAAGCATCATCTGGTACCCAGGATACAAAGAAAGGACCATCGATACCATTTAATATGTTAATTCCAATCCTACAGGCACATCTTGACAGAGACAAAGATATGCAGCTTCAAACTGTTTGGGCAAAACTTAGG CGTAATGAAGTCAACAAAGATGATTTCTTAAGAGTTATCAGGAATATTGTTGGGGATCAAATGCTCAAGCAGGCAGCTCATAAAGTTTTTGTACAG ATGCAAGCACAGGCGCAAAGAAATAGCCAGGCAAATTCAAGTCAGCAGTCTTTATTCTCTCAACTTTCTGCACAGCAGATGGCTTCCAGTGGTTCAGCACAGTTACATGATCAGAAAATTCGGCCACCTGGACCACCCAACCAAGGCCAGAAAAACCAGGTGTCATCTTCACCTCAGGCTTTTGCACCACcatcaggcacccaaccgcagaaTAGTGTACACTATCTTGCTCATGATAACCCTAACCAAAACCCTGATGCAAAGGGAACAAATGTTGTACCAAATCAACCATCTAGAATGAACACATCAGTTCCATTGCAAACAAAGAACAAACAGCATCAACCAACACAGTTGCAGCAGGCCTCACAACAAATATATGGAGCAAGTAATCCTGGTGCCCAGGCTTACCCTCGGTCAATCACTGGTTCTCTTAGATCACCGAGTCTTGTTCCAGAAACACAGCCATCCATGCATGCTCCTGGAATGGCTCCTGCAAAAATGGTTCCTCCTCCTACTCATCCAATGATGCAGCACAATGCAACTGCATGGCAAATGCATCAAAACAGGGAATTGAAAACTAACGCTCCCCCTCCAAATGCTAATATGAAGCAAAATTCTGAATCTGTTGGCAAAGTACGCATGGCTGGCACAGGAAATTCTTCAGCTAAAGGAAAGCAG GGAACTCCTAACTCTACACCAAATGCTAGTGGAGGTACAAAGAGTAGCAAGAAATCGGGTGGGCAGAAGAAATCATTGGAAGCAGCAGGCTCTATGCAACCTTCAAG CAAAAAGCAGAAGACATCTGGAGGCTCCCAGGAACAAAGTATCGATGAACTAAATGATGTCACAGCCGCTAGTGGTGTTAATATTAGG GAAGAGGAAGAACAGTTACTGTCTGCCCCTAAGGAAGAGAGCCTTGCCTCACAAGAAGCACGAAGAATTgcaaaggaagaagaagaaaatcttTTCCTACGTAAGGGTCCACTTCTGAGGAAACTAGCAGAAATCG CTCAGAAATGTGATCTGAAAAATATTAGTGACGATGTGGAATATTGTTTATCAATG TGTGTGGAGGAGCGATTGCGAAGACTCATAAGTACTCTCATACGAGTCTCAAAACAG AGAATCGATACTGAAAAGACCGGACATCGACTAGTTATTACTTCAGATGTTGGTCGTCAAATTTTACAGATGAACCAGAGAGCTAAGGAAGAATGGGATAAGAAACAAGCAGAAGAAGCTGACAAGAACAAGAAACAAACTGAG GCTGATGGCAGTGGTGCTACagaattggaaaaagaaaaagaagaaagtcGCCCAAAGAACGTCAAG CCCAACAAGGAAGAAGATGATAAAATGAGGGCGAATGCTGCAAACGTCGCTGCCCGGCAAGCAGTTGGAGGAAGTGATATGCTCTCAAAGTGGCAGTTGATGGCTGAGCAAGCCAGACAGAAGCGAGAAGGCATTGATGTGTCTGCTGCTTCACAGCCAGGCAGAGGGCCAGGTTCCAGGCAATTATCCAAATTTGGGAAAGGTCCTGGTGAGCACCCAGAAGGTTCAAAGAGGAGCCATTCGATGGCATTCGGAACTG GAGGCATGAAAAGACCCGGCAGGACAGCGTTTGCTGGTCCACAGCGATTGATCTCCGTGAAGGATGTCATTTGTGCCCTTGAGAGGGAGCCTCAGATGACAAAATCAAGGCTAATCTACCGGCTGCACGAGCGATTGCCTGTAGATTCTACCGTAGATTAG